Below is a window of Solanum stenotomum isolate F172 chromosome 7, ASM1918654v1, whole genome shotgun sequence DNA.
TTCACTAGTTTAATTGGTGCTTCTGTTTCTGACATTGTCACGATAGATATATGCAGCCATTGGTGTCCAAAATTCCCATCATGGTGTTGGAGGGGAACCATGAGATAGAAGAACAAGCTGAAAATCAGACATTTGCAGCATATCGTTCTCGCTTTGCTTTCCCATCAAAAGAAAGTGGATCATCATCCCCGTTATACTATTCTTTTAATGCGGGAGGCATACACTTCATCATGCTTGGGGGATATGTCGCCTATAATAAATCAGGTAAACTACAAACTCAACCTTTTCTTCAATTCTGTTACTATTTCCCCTTTGTTATGCTTGTAGTCAACTTCGACAAATTATCTTGAATCATCGACCAGCTGGAATCTATCGTGTTTTCACTTCTTTGCCATTCTGCTAAATTTCGTGAAGTGTCATGATTCTCTAAGCTTATGATTACAGATGATCAATACAAGTGGTTGGAGAAGGACCTGGCTAACGTTGATAGGACAATTACTCCATGGCTAGTTGCCACTTGGCATCCACCTTGGTACTCTACTTACACAGCACACTATCGAGAAGCTGAATGTATGAAGGTAGCGATGGAGGAGTTGTTGTACGAGTATGGTGTCGATTTAGTCTTCAACGGACATGTAAGTACAACACTAATATACCGATATCAAAGAGCACATAAACTACTTTGTACCCTTCTAGGTGCAGCACAATAACATAGATCTCGGATACTGATGAAGTGAAGAAATCTACAGGTTCATGCCTATGAAAGGTCCAACAGAGTCTATAACTACACACTGGATCCTTGCGGTCCAGTCCATATAACTGTCGGTGATGGTGGAAACCGCGAGAAGATGGCGATAGAACATGCTGATGAGCCAGGAAAATGTCCTGATCCAGCTAGCACACCGGACAAATTTATGGGTGGATTCTGTGCCTATAATTTTACATCAGGTCCAGCAGCCGGCAACTTCTGCTGGGATCAACAACCTGAATATAGTGCATATAGAGAAAGTAGCTTCGGCCATGGAATACTCGAGGTAAATATACATCTCTTTCACCATAAAATTTCTAGTTAATGGTCAaaacctaaactatcactttttaACAAGTTTCATACCTCAACTATCACTCCGTTTGTATTAAAACACACCTCGATACTGAGTTTGACTATGTTTTGTAGCACAAGATCATTTGGAGAACTCATTTATAGACCGTTTGACAATTGTCAAATGCCTATAAACCAAAATAATGTGCTCACACGACTTTGGTCTAGTGGTTAGGAATATGTCACGAGTTTGAATCCTATCTAGGTGATCAAAAAGCTTGGTATTTGAGTAAAGAAGGGTACAGGGGCGTACCACCTTACCCTTGGGGATTTCTGGTTACAAAAAAAAGGAGTTTTGAAGACTCATTTTCTAGATTGTTCAAGTTATTCGTCCTGGTATGCATAGGTTCGACTTTCAAGATAGAGAGATAGAGCCCTTCCATTTCTTTGATACACACGACTTTTTCACTGAGTCTACTTCCACAATTGCTTGAGCAACAACCACCTCGCGTCCCGTTCTAGTTCTtgcattttataattttttggttAATATTTTTGCAGGTGAAAAATGAGACACATGCTCTATGGACATGGCATAGGAACCAAGATATGTACAATAAAGCTGGAGATATAATTTACATAGTCAGACAACCAGAGAAATGTCCTATTAAACCAAAGGTAATTAAGCCCTGGTTagtacaaaattacaaatttgattggataaaaaaattaatctaacCCCAATTAGCTGGGGAAAAAGGAATAggtagagaaaaaaaattccactttttggaaattttgattCACAATCATAGTATTTGATAACACTAATATTTTTTAGTACATAAAAAAATGTTGATTCAATTAAGAAACTCCACATTTGTtgtatatttgaattttatacgtaatttttatataatttgttatGAAGGTAATGGAAACTCATTCCCTcttcattttattaattagttaggtgttgtttagttgttggttagagttatgcaggtattatgCAGGAtttagttatttcattttttattttggataaaataataggtaaattgatttaaaactaattttttttatgtgggGTTGTAAAATGATAACAAACATCGTATTTGGTGTGCTGAATTTTATACGAAACAACTAAAATGCTCCAAACATGATATTAGCTATGCTATACATTTTAATACATGAAAAGTTCTCTTCCTAATTAGCAACTAAATGACTCCATACAttctttaaaaagatttttttttaatttcatatccAACATAAAGTTTTTGTGCAATTCATATGCATCAATTTGGttgaatttcatattttctgaaatttatttattatttaactcatttttttatttttaattattttttaaaaaaatcttaacaGAAGCAGATGATGGGAGACAAAGGCAAACATGATTAGAGACAATGTATCAATTTGCAGTTTATGAGTCATaagcaataaaacaaataaaaattatgggTACATTTGTTGGGATCGAAATAATTAGGTGTTATGCAAaagctaacaaaataaatctcgaAAGGCCATgagtaaaaaaacaaataagttAGATCAAAAGAGACAACCATTTAACATGGGACGAGCAATCAACTTACGTCTATAAAAGCATATGAGAAATTCACTATATAAAAGATAGTATAAAATAACCTCACACAATTTACTCGGAATTAAAAGATGTGCACACAAATTCTCTATATTTAGCGATTTAGCACTTTTGAAACGTTACCTTATATTATGTTGATAGGAGTAACATCAAGGTACATGCAAATTAATCCAACATAACCAAAAAATCCCTGAGTGTAAGTGGCGTACGACCAATATATAATGGGCCCACCATTTTGTCATTTTCAGTCAAATACCAACATTTTTATCTATAACAAAAGGTTAAACTCGTGATGTGCATCTAACTGACCCATCACGTGTTGCGCTCTTGCCATTAAAAAAACCAGAATGTTACTCCCAAAGGGTTAAAGTTTTCATAATAGCTTTCATTTTCTAACCAAAATTGTAATGTCCTAGCCTTAAACTACTAGCAAAAGTATGGCTATATTTCTAAACATGAATGGCTATAACTACAATAGTTGAAAAACATGAAGTAATAGAAGCATAAAAAATGCAACATGAACCAAATTTGAATACTTGTTAGAAGCATTAGATGTCTCTGAGTCTGGAATCCCCGGTCCACCGCGCGGTGTCGTTCCTCCGTTACTATTCAAAGGAAGTGCAGTCTCCGGTGGTGGTGGTGGATATCGAATTGGTGTCGTGGTGGTTGTCCCTCCAGTACCACCACCGGGGGTGCTCGGAGTAGTAGTAATAGTAGAGCCACCAGCAGTGctgaaaataaattaagttcaatacaatatattttgtGTATCACAAGCCACTAACAAGTGAATTTCATTAAAGTCGTTTAATTGATCAATAATTTCTGGTTGATTGACTACTTGAATTCTCACCTTATAATGTTCTGTTGGTCGTGAATCGTGATGCATTGGTATGCAACACAAATCTATGTGGCAATATCCAACGTAACTAATGTGATTCATAGTTACTcagacttttcaaaaatattgtcgGACCCTCAGGAAACATTTGAAGTATCCGACatgaatacaaatatacaacaacacttttgaagagtccaaacaGGACTGGGAacctaaataagccacaaaaacataaaagtgaccaaaataagtCACTACTTTAGGAAGTAATtaaaataggcttagtggaaaaaaaaattccactttATCTAATATTCTAAACGTTTTTTGTTAGTCTCATaacatgtatattttaatatataacgaaattattttctacactttataaaatggaactatttcttacactttataaagtggaactttttcttacactttataaagtggaagaaaatcTTACACTTTACAAAGTGGAAGAGAAAATTCCACTTTACAAAGAGGAATATTTTCACGTTTTATCTCTTTTGCAATGTTTGTCAtacaattatattgatttgacatatcataaaaacgaaaaaaattattacactatgtatttttattttgaaaaatcttcCAATCTCTATTTAAGGAGGACGTTCAAACATTAACTGGTAGCACCTACAACATACTTTctatatttgttcatttcaatctcaaaaaaaaaaaatgtcttctaaACCAAAAGTTAGAGTTTTGATTTATTGGGATGGCGAAATTATACATGATGGAAATACCGTTTATTATAATTGTCCTCCCAAACACAATgctaaatattcaattaatgtccgatatcataaatttctttcatcaatttataaaagaaagggTATAAACAGTACtgtttataatttgattatagtcGTAAaatatcctacttcatttttatCACAAGGACAAGTAAATTTTGGAGAGTGGATTATTTATAATGACGAATCGTTGACCGACTTTTTGAGGGTTCCAGATGACTACATAGATCAAATCAAGTTAACAATAGTTGAAATCTATGATAGGAAGGAGTCTAAGACTAGTCAACAACGTTCTCCTTTATCGGTCAATGTCCATCCACTTTATAAAAAGTGTAATAAAAAGTttcactttataaagtgtaagaaaaagttccactttataaagtttaagaaaaagtttcactttataaagtgtaagaaatagttcaattttataaagtgtagaaaataattccgttatatattaaaatatacacatTATGAAACTAACGAAAAACGTTTAGAATATtagataaaatgaaattttttctttcactaagcctattttagttacttcCTAAattaatgacttattttagtcacttttatatttttgtggcttatttaggtTCCCAGTTCGTCCAAACATTGTATTGTCAAAATTAAAACTGTTCGAGATGACTATTTCCTATAGCTGACTTTTGCAGCCTTTCTCAGACTCTATGACATTACACATTACTTTTAACGTACacaataataatttcaaaacaccattaaaaagaaaatgtatttcgatatttacatcaaattaatattttaagctCCTAACTATTATTTAACTATACTaaactttaattttgtttaaagaATATATCCAACATTCTTTTGGTAGCCAAAGTTAAAAGAACAAACACAATCTGCAAACAAATATAATAACCTAACAAATGTTTTTTGACATCTTTATTGTCTACAAAATTCTCTCAACACTTTTTTGTTTAACTATTATTAAAACaactttcaaaaattattattattttgaaaaaaaaaataatggacAACCGACAACcaagaaagaactagaaaaatatcaagaattatcatacatcaaaagaaaaaaaaggaaaagtaatgtgagaaattaaagttaaaaaaaagcTCATACCTTGAAGATGCTGGATAAACACAAGATCCATAACCTACATTATacacacaaaaattaataaataaataaaaaaaacttaatcaATACTCAACAAATAAACTTTTATGTATAATCGTAGTTcagagtaaaaaaaataaaatttacatattcaataaactacataaaaaaaacactttattatttctaaaataatcAACTAGCATTCAAAATCCACTAATCCAAATttacaccaatttttttttttaactataactCAATACTATCataataatagtaaataattcaaaaaaattcataataaaaaaaaaactttttttttttacactcaaaaacaataataaaggACGAGAGGGATTTGCTCAGATGGTAAGCATCCCTCGCTTTCAATCTGAATGTTGCGAGTTCGAATTACCAAGAGAACAAAAAGGGTGGGAGTTCCTACGGAGggcaaaagaaataaaataataaggttGGAATATCAATCAATGCATTCATAACCAGAAGTCTCgagttcaaattctaaatataaaaaagaatcttATTGGACCCTATAATCAAGACTCCAATACGAATATAAAACATCGAGTAGTAGTGTGTAAAACTAATGTAGTGATGGTATGTCATTCACCTCCACCTTAACCAGAAGTCTCGAATTCAAACTATGACTATCTCTAGGCATTGCGCCCACAGTCAGACTCCAATACAGATACAAAACACCGAGTAAGGAAAAAGTAACATAACAAAGAAagttaatgaaaaaaatgatttacttGGATCAGTTTTAGCAATGGTAGCAGTGCCAGCAAAATCACAAGAACCAGGTGCTCTATTCATTCTTTGATAAAATCCATTAAATGCATAAGAAGCATGAGCTTGAATAGTATTAGGAAGATAACAAAGTCCATTTTCTAAAATTGGTGCACAATCAGCACCAGAAAAACAAGCATAATCTAAAGCATTTTGTAAAGATTGTTCACTTGCATCACTTCTTGCTACACACCATGTTGCTTTAACAtggtttaaaattgaaaaatgtaataatattattacaagaaataaaaagtgaaatgtTGGTGGTTTTGCCATGGATTTTGAAGGGGggaaaaagatcaagaaattaTATGGggttttgttcctttttcttttttggtttgtGGGGTTTGAGAGTTGGAAATTTGAGAGTGAcaagttgggtttttttttttgttttggttaaAGGGAAAAAGAGAGGAGTGTTATGGTATAGTGTAGACAAAAGGACCACAAGTGGAGTATGGAGATGGGGTTGGGGTTGGGGGAGGGGGGTTAAGTCGAGATGATATCAGTATTTAAAGTTTACGAGTTTTTTATAGTGTAAGATgtagtaataataattgaatttgtTGTGGTATAGTGTAGACAAAAGGACAACAAGTGGAGTATGAGGGAATTACGTGGAGACGGATTCAGTATTTAAagtttatcaatttttaaaatatgtttacattaaaactaataatgattGAGTTCACGATTAGTATAGATACTTCATTtgtttcatattagttgataaagggaagggggggggggtgtaAGTGGAGGTGATTTCAGTATTTAAAATTTACGCCCCTCACGTGCGGTTATTAGTTGATAAAGGGGAGTGGAGGCTATAAGTGGAGGtgatttcaatatttaaaatttacgcCCCTCACGTGCAGATATTAGTTGATAAAGGGGAGTGGGGCTGTAAGTGAAGGTGATTTCAGTATTTAAAATTTACGCCCCTCACGTGCGGACCTGATTGAcctgatttattttttcacatgGAATGGGTGGCCTTGAGATTCGATTCAGAACCTCTGTCTGCTCTGATACTATGTTGAAGTGTATCTCATCTAAAAACTTAAGCTGTTAGAGAGAACACACttttattgattaattatattctcaacaaccTTCAGTTCAAtaagaaacagaaaaaaaacaaatggatttttttcttttattaattaaaagtttgaaGTTTGAGGAAGTTTTACgcgatataaatttaaattaatcaaatcattaaattttaactaaaaaatatacataaagcAAGAAAGGAATTAGTTACAAGAAGATGGTTGgttactctttttatttttttatgtgttcttttagtttgtttcctttttcttttgttttgttctttttgtgggtttgctttttctttgttcttGTGTATATTTTAACCTTGATGGATGTCTTTGTTATGGGTTTAAACAttctttaattttccttaatttcAGTTTGGCTGTCTTGGAACTTACCAAAGTAACCACAAagtacaataaataaatatttatttgtattcgatgtttatgtcaaattaataaatatataaagttaACTATCCATGTTTAACGTGTAAAACGGAATGGAATAGACAAAGATATCTCATGAGATCAACTCACTTTTTGTATGGGATAGTTAATCCcatcattttaatataaattccGAGACTACTTAATACCCATAGTCAAAACAAAATAGTTTTACATTTTATCTCGAGCATATCAT
It encodes the following:
- the LOC125870385 gene encoding purple acid phosphatase 15, which gives rise to MKYFGVVGSILIWFLVFVSFVEVNKGQILTTLDGPFKPVTVPLDQSFRGHAVDLPDTDSRVQRTVEGFEPEQISVSLSASYDSVWISWITGEYQIGDNIKPLDPSKVGSVVQYGKDKSSLRRKAIGQSVIYNQLYPFEGLQNYTSGIIHHVQLTGLKPDTLYYYLCGDPSIPAMSTIYHFKTMPISSPKSYPKRIAIVGDLGLTYNTTSTISHLTGNNPDLVLLVGDVTYANLYLTNGTGSDCYSCSFPDTPIHETYQPRWDYWGRYMQPLVSKIPIMVLEGNHEIEEQAENQTFAAYRSRFAFPSKESGSSSPLYYSFNAGGIHFIMLGGYVAYNKSDDQYKWLEKDLANVDRTITPWLVATWHPPWYSTYTAHYREAECMKVAMEELLYEYGVDLVFNGHVHAYERSNRVYNYTLDPCGPVHITVGDGGNREKMAIEHADEPGKCPDPASTPDKFMGGFCAYNFTSGPAAGNFCWDQQPEYSAYRESSFGHGILEVKNETHALWTWHRNQDMYNKAGDIIYIVRQPEKCPIKPKVIKPWLVQNYKFDWIKKLI
- the LOC125870415 gene encoding PLASMODESMATA CALLOSE-BINDING PROTEIN 3, translating into MAKPPTFHFLFLVIILLHFSILNHVKATWCVARSDASEQSLQNALDYACFSGADCAPILENGLCYLPNTIQAHASYAFNGFYQRMNRAPGSCDFAGTATIAKTDPSYGSCVYPASSSTAGGSTITTTPSTPGGGTGGTTTTTPIRYPPPPPETALPLNSNGGTTPRGGPGIPDSETSNASNKYSNLVHVAFFMLLLLHVFQLL